ggaATAGAGTGAGATTTTGGCAAGATAGGTGGTATGGAGATCCACCTTTCCAAGTGGCTTTCCTTAGGCTGTATGGTATTACTATTGACAGGGAGGTCTCTATAGAAGCTTCTTTGTCAAGGCAAGGGGCGGAGGATAGAAGAATTTGGGATGTTTGTTTTATTCAGgaatttaatgattgggagatggatGAAAGGCTGCTGGATGAAGGGCTACATTTTCTTCGTATCTTCGGAGCCAATATTCCTTCAATGGATGTTGGAGACTGGTTGAGATGGAAGTTGAAACCTAATGGGGATTTTGACATCCGGTCATATTATAACAAGTTAGGGGATTCTCCCTCAGTtgtctttccttggaaaggtatatGGAGAGTTAAGGTCCCTAgatgtgtttctttctttgtttggtgtgTAGTTTGGAATAAGATCCTAACTGGTGATAACCTAAGATTGAGAGGCTTGGATTTTGTGGATTGGTGCATTAAGTGTTGACACTATGGGGAGACGGTGGACCAGTTACTTTTTCATTGCGAGATGACTTATCGGTTATGGAGCTTtgtttttataacttttggAGTGTCATGGGTCATACCTAGATTGATTCTAGATTTACTTTTTggctggtggaattggttggggaagcatTCATCTCAGATTTGGAATTTAGTTCCGTTGTGCATACTATGGTGATTTTGGAAGAAACGAAATCGACGGACTTTTAAGGATTTGGATAGTTCCGATAATCAGatgcttgcttcttttagtggAACTCTTTTTAATTGGTctcgggcttggggactcacgactagtgattctctccctttttttcttagctctctttctcttttgtaattaatctgttgtttggttttcttttatgtattttctatgttttattttttccttcttgtaaTATTTTGGTTTGCTCTGTGCTTTTCTTGCATAGAGTAGCCtttcgtgtgtgtgtgtgtatatatatatatatcattcttccttaccaaaaaaaaagtacaaaaagaaAGTGAATCTAAAAAAAGCGGAATGGATTTTGAAGAAGTAAATCTCCACAcacaatcaaaccaaaaaacatGGTTGCAAACAAAGCTAAGAGCTTATCCTTAAAAATCACTGAATCTTCAAATATGCGattatttctctccctccaaataaTCCACATCACAAAATGTGGTACCAAATTCCAAACATTtgaagaatgcttctccaaacAATTTGTCCAACTGGCTAGTAAGTTGATAACCCTCACAGGTAGAAACCAAGAAACACCAAAAGATCTATGGGCAAAGCTCCATAACTGAGATACCTCACCACAATGTAGGAGTAGATGATCCACTTTCTCCCCATTACATCTACAAAGGCAACACCAATCCATAATAGTAAAGCATCTTTTCCTCAAGTGGTCCATTGTGAGAACCTTCCCCCACGCAGctgtccaaacaaaaaaagacacACGACGTGGAGCCTTCACACcccaaatactcttccaaggAAAATTAATAGAGCTAGATCTGCTCAATGCACCATAAAAGGATTTTATATCAAAATCCCCCTTAAACCCCAAACACCACCTCATCTTATATCCACCCTCAGTAGAAGGACTCAGCGACCAATTGGAATGGGGATCTAGGAACCACCTTCGTTCTGATGTACACATGTTTGGTCAATCATGTTTCTCTAGAAACTGTATTAATTAACAATGCACATTTTTCAACCATTTAAAGGAGCTCATGGATACTCAACGCTTGGTAACACATGCCTTCATGTCTCACAAGATTGGGTTGAGATCACAACACTTAGGTCTTCACAAAGcaatatgtgttttgttggatgGAATACTGTTGTCCCACATGATCCAATAACATGGTCTCCTGAGTTCTTGCCCAATGCAGAAGCCTTGCTCAGAAAGAGGATTTGATACTCTGGCCTCCTCTCATTGTCTTCCACAACATTTCTATGTCAGACAGTAATCCACGAAAATGGAAGTTTGTTAAAGTCGAAGAGGTTGAGGCTTTTCTAAGAGGTAAGTCACTTTGAATGACTTGTTCTATATAACACAATTggttgaaaattaaatttgagtaGGCATAAAGCTATACTTGTTAGAAGTTTCTTCTAATCTTGATAACCACAACAtaataaggacaaagtttattttgtattaattgCTTATGTTCATGATATGCAATATTTGAATCAGTCACAATAATCAGCTTGCCTGTGAATAGTGAAAATTgagcaaaaaattaaacaattaattacAATGCCATATACTGCATTATAATGGTTTGCCTTGTTATGGCAGAGAAAGGTTTTATAAGGGGAAGAATCAAAGTGTGCTTTGGGAGGCCCTCAGATAAATGTGTTATGGTCATAAAGTTCTTGGGCACTTTCACTGGCCTAGGAGATGCAAAGAAGCTTCATAAGtattttgatgaaaataagTGCGATAGAGTAGATTTTGAGAGAATAACATCCAACAATGGTAAAAGCAGCAAAAGCTGGGATGCAGGAAACCAAGGAGAAAAGGTGGAGGAACATATTCTGTATGGGTACATGGGTATCGTAGAGGACTTGGACAAAGTAGATTATAACACTAGAAAGTCATGTGTGATCAAGAGTAAGATGGAGATACAGGATCTGGCAAATGCTCCTCTTAGGCCTGATGAGAGGTAGCTGTCCATGAAACACTTTATTACGGATGGTGCTACAATTTTGCGAATCATagcatgcttttttttttttttttttggtaaaaaaaagtttgtggcAAATTTCACTAACCTACCATGAGATTTGGGCTAATGTCAACTAGGTCCAAGATATTTCAAAACAGACCAAATTAGTCCCTAAACTTGAGTTAGCCCCTAACCACCGTTAGACCCGTTAGTTTGTGCCATATTCTCCCTCTCCTCTCTCTAATTCGCTCCTTTGTCAGTCAtccctctcttctctttctctcatctcaatTATTCATATACAGAGATTCAAGAcagccaaaacaaaaaattattctcTTGTACAAAACCACATGAAACCAACGCAAAAATCCTGAGATTTAGTTTTGAATTCATGAAAATCCtatgccaaaaataaaaagcttgagtgagggaaattgtcaattttacaaaaaaattaagatctAAAATTATGTCGTACCTATATTTCTCAAGTAGCCGACTGATATGAACAGGCTAGAATGTGGGGCTGGAATGTGTTCAATGGTGGTGGAGGTGTAGATTTCCCATCGTCTTCTAGTAGAAATAGAAgcttattttttacaaaatcacTACCTCACCACAAAATTGTTACAAAGCCCACTACCGCAAACAAATCTTACACACACTTACTTAGACACATTCATATACATGGAGCATGCGTTATATGAGCTGTACATCCAAAGCCATTTCAAAATCTACCCCAAAATCTCTTTTTCCAAACCCTAAAACACCTAGTTCTCCAGTTtacaaaccaaaatcaaaatcactaAATCCCTAAAGCCAATAGAAAACCCAATCCCTAAATTAACCAATCACAAAACCAAAGACAAAAGGAGATTTTGGCCATAAATGACTGGAGGAAATAAAGAAGAGTATAAGAAAGATGGAGAGGAGAAGGCAACAATTAGTGGTTATGGTGGCATCATTGAGCTTAGCTACCATCTGTGGTGGTGTGGGCTTCATGGAGCTATGGctaagtttgagagagagataaccaTCGTAGTGATAGTTCGTGGCAGCTATGGCCTGCTAGAAATAACCATGATATTTTGAGGGATTTGATCtgaatttcatgttctttatgttcttaacatacgTATCAAATTTCGTTtaaattggatgttatttactatttgatcatttaacttattttttatatataactttagattacaaaaacttaaaattataacatttattaaATGAcataataattgatttttgatcttcttgaaatttgtaagcattaaaaatgtaataagaacatgtaatctaacggttagattttcaaaattcacactcaatataaagatatataatgAGTTTGTAgggtttttctccaaactagtttggagagaaactttgttccttGGCATTAGCCCAAACCTCAGGATAGGTTAGTGAAATTTACCCAGAAGTTTATCTTAGTGGTTTAGTACTCCTTATGTAAACAGATattgtctctctttttctttttttatgaatgtGATTCTGTGAACAGATATTGACTTGAAACATTGTTTCCTTTACATAAATATGTTTTGCTTTTAATGATTAGGCTACATTGGACAAGAAGAGCTTCATATGATACCATAAATTCAAATCGTTTTTACATAGATATGACTCTGTAACATAAATTCAAATCGCACGGTCTAGACCTTAATATACATGATTGTTGTGAGGAGAAGTTATTCAACATTTTCCCTTCTATTGTGAACCACTAAAACTTGGGcgttgtctttttttattttttttcctctctctaaaACCTGGAAtgtttattgtatatatattgaaaataagctaaaaatattgtaacttAACTAATACATTGTGGTGTTTTCAATAGAGATGCTTATTGTTCAAATCCCCCCTtcctttttaattattgaattataaaaaataaaaaataaataaaattaagaaattttggTTAGGTTCAACAGACCCCCTTCTCCCCTCCAAATAAAATCAACTTCTCTATTAGGACTCACAATGTTGCGGGAGGAGGGGATACCTAAAGAGGTGATAGAGATATGTGATTAAAAGTGTCTTCATGAGCAATGGTGTGACAAAGCCTtagttaaattaccgattgaaCTTTTGgtatatggtaaatttaattatttaaccaataTTTCTAACACTCCCACTTATGTGTGAGCCAAAACTACATTTTAATAGGTGAGGACTAACACGTGAAAATTTAAATGAGATGTAGAGTGGAGGAGATAGAGATTGTGAGAATTTAAATGAGGCGTAGAGTGGAGGAGACAGAGATCGAACTCAGGATCTTATGCTCAGATactatgttaaattaccgattgttccAAAACTTttgggatatggtaaatttaattatttaaccaataATTCTAACAACCTTCAAGCTTGAGTTGAGGGCTCTCAAAGATGGGTACTACTTACCTAGAAATTGAACTTGACTCTTTGACCACTATTGATATTATTTGACCAAGCAagatcattaatatttttttgagactTTTTATAGATGAGTGTGTGTGTCTAATAGGAATGTGAATAAAGCAGGCTTAATCATTTCTATAGAGAGGCTAATGGATGCACGTATGTCCTTTCTAATGTTGTGTGTACAAGTGTTTGTAAAGTTCCACATTGATTAATGATGAGGAGAATGAGTGAATAATACTAATATAACATAGCTGAGCTCATTTACattgggcttaggccttttAGGTTAAgtgtattttaatattttatattaactaCTTAAGGAGTCTCCCTAAGGTATTTATCTTATATTGCACACACAGGGCTAATGTTGTGTATTTTGGAAAGCAAGTatgtaaaataggaaaaaaaaatttatgctaaaatatacatgaatttttttgtaaataaaaaaaaccaaatttttaaTGCTAAAATGTACTTGAGTTTTTAGTCCACAACAACAGCTACAAGCAAATCAAAGCCCAAATGGGCCTTTAGGTATCTCAATAAGAATGGTCTTGTCGCCCACTTGGAAGGTCACAAGCTTATAGAGTGTCCAAGACATTTAAAAAACCCTATTTAATGTGACAAGCTGCTACATAGAGGGTAACATagctatttaataatttaattgtcATATGGtgatattgaaaattttcattattgtgtttaaaaaacaaaaataaagccaATCAACTAATCAAGATCGATTTAACACTAACAAGACTTAATTACCTAAACCTTCCGTCCAaatttgtgttctttttttgatttgtttCAGATGTTATTGTGTTGATGGTTTATTGGTTTTTAAGTAATTGTAATGTGAtatgagtttttattattattatttattttaatttaattgccAGAGGTTATTAACACATAAACTAGCACatcattttgttaaaaacttgTAATAGAAGGAGATGGTATCCCTAGCAGTAGTCTTTGAAAACACTAATTCATTCTTATGATCCAATATGAACAATGACAATGAGGAGTCCAAGAAAGGCAGGTCAAATAGGTCATTGTCCTAAAATTATTGCTGACAATGTAAATAACTTTTCATgcataacaaaaattcatatattacaACTCATAATTAAAACTATTAACCACAACAAGACATGTATACTTTAGGTTCAACATACTGCCTTACAGTAGGTCCAAAAGACTAAATCATTACCCAATATTGTACTAAATCACGGCTTACAGTAGAACAAGGTAAAGACTTTGAAATACATAGACTTTCCAAGTCAAACACGTAAAGAAGTCTCTGGCAGTTCATCGTAAAGTAGATTGAGTTTGTTTTAATTCCCAACTCTGTTGCCAAAGAATGCATGCAACCAGTGTTATTATGCTGGCATAAGAAAATAGTTCGATCTCCTATACTTTTCACTTTAACCCACCTCTTCTCTTCAAAATCCATTCGGAAGACAAAGAATCCATAGACCTCTTCCATGCGAAATCCAAAAAACATCATGTGAACTAGAAAGAGTTCACCACAAGATTCAACGATAAAAGCATCAAATCTTGGAAGGTCCAAAGGTGATGGCCAAGGAAGTTCCTCCATTATAATTCGTGTAAACTGGACTGTTCGACCCACAACTTCAGCTGTATACAAAGTATATCTTGACGCCAAACAATAGATTGTTTTTCCAACCATTGCAACGTTCTTTAAATTAACATCTTCAGCAAATATATCAACTTGTTCGTTAAATTCAAAGTCACCCTTCTGACAAACCAAAAGAGAGTTTTCCAATCTATTGAAGAACAAGATATGACATTCAGGATCACTTGGAGACGATGATAGAATGCAGCAGCTGTAATTAATGGATTTCAATGATGGGAGCAGAGCCTTTTCTAAAGAGATGGGATTCCAAAGATAACAATCCATTGAATCAGGATCAACCAAAACCAACCATCCATGAGAACAAGCGTATATTAGTTTGTTGCACATCTCAGGAATATTTTTTGTCTGATAATGATTTTTTGATACGTCGAAGAAAGTTTGCCTCTGTCCTTGCTTAACATCAAGGATTACAAGCCAAGGATACAATCGAGAGGCAATGAAAGGATAGGAATGCGTATTTTGATTCTCTACTTTTTCTACTTCCATTTTGTTTGCGCTGtcaccaattaaaatcacaattagTATATgggatacaaaataaaataaaccacatTAATTGAGTACATGggatacaaaataaaaaccaactaAGCTACTACGGTCACATTACA
This genomic stretch from Quercus robur chromosome 4, dhQueRobu3.1, whole genome shotgun sequence harbors:
- the LOC126722119 gene encoding F-box/kelch-repeat protein At1g57790-like; this encodes MEVEKVENQNTHSYPFIASRLYPWLVILDVKQGQRQTFFDVSKNHYQTKNIPEMCNKLIYACSHGWLVLVDPDSMDCYLWNPISLEKALLPSLKSINYSCCILSSSPSDPECHILFFNRLENSLLVCQKGDFEFNEQVDIFAEDVNLKNVAMVGKTIYCLASRYTLYTAEVVGRTVQFTRIIMEELPWPSPLDLPRFDAFIVESCGELFLVHMMFFGFRMEEVYGFFVFRMDFEEKRWVKVKSIGDRTIFLCQHNNTGCMHSLATELGIKTNSIYFTMNCQRLLYVFDLESLCISKSLPCSTVSRDLVQYWVMI